TGTGGGTAAACTGAACTTGTCCGTCGCTAAATCTTCCACCCTCAAACTCTGCTCGCAGTTGATTCAAAGGCTCGCGGGTTCGTTTGAGTTCACTCAATTTATCAATAGCCGTGCGGGTGTAAGGTTTCACTTCACTGAAAATCAGTATGTCTTTCTGCCAAAGTCGAGCGAGTCTTCCTATTATCGGAAGTACAGTCTGCAGAATGTAAACTATACCGATGAACATATACTGACGGCAAAATGAGTATAGTCCTGCTGCAGTAGCGTCCCGTATTCTTGCTTCTTCAGTGAAATAGTACAAAGTCTGTAACAGTACTTCGTATCCGTGGTAGATTGCATCATTGGCACGTTCATGTGACGTCCAGCGCGTTGCGGCAGGTCGGACAAACTTCTTACGCTTGCCCTCAGACAGCGTTGATTCATACTGAGTGGATATGAGTTCTAATTTCCTCGTCTTTTCTGGTGAATACtcaaacaatttatttatttgctggACAGTACCCTCATAGCGTTTGAGCCATTTCAACGACTTCACCGTGTCTCCTATGGAAAGAGCGAGCCTTTGATTAATGCACCATATGCCAACGACATGTGCATTTTGTTTACGAAGTTGGGCGACGAATCCCGACTTCCGGCCAGTCATATTTGCTGCACCGTCTGATCCAACAAATTTTATTTGACTGAGACCAATGTTGTCTCGTTGCAATCTCGTTTGAACCAAATCAGCCAAATTTGCACCGGTAGCACTCTCTGTCAAACGTTCGACGCCGTAGAACTGTGTTTTGACATCACCCTCGTGTAGATATCTCAAGTACATGATGACTTGTTGATAAACTGTCACGTCTGTCGCTTCATCCAATAACAACGATATCTGCTGATGTGCCTGATGATGTATGGATGGACTGATCATCAGAATCAGTCAAAATCATTTGAGGCCTTCTTGAGCGTCTTCTCGAAATGCACTCATCTTCAGAACTAGAAACAGTTACTGTACCGTCCAAAATGTCACTCTCCAATATTCCCTTTTTGACAGCCACTGTCTTTGTACAGTCTGTGTGAATGAACATTAAAAGAAAAACAGCTCCTGTTAAAAGTCACAGACATTTATAATAGCCAGTCACACATTCAAACCAgttactgtactattttttatGCATTAttgtatgttcatttcaataTCAAAGGCCACTgaccaataaaataaaatattgaaattacaataaataaatacgacaggaaaaatgaaaataacaaatcatAAACTCATCACATGAAAAACATGCTGTTTTAGGCTATGTGTATTCAGTAGATATGAACATTCATCTGCTGGAAACAGGTACTTACTACCTGCATATAACTTAGTATTCATGAACGttcaacatttgcatatttatagaTCTACTGAATACCCACAGGACAGTGGCTCATAGAAAATGAAGCCCTATCACACTTTAACTTtcgtttttttctttcaaaatgacatgtaatgtatgtgatgtaaataCGAAATAAATCCCTAGAAccaatagtttatgaaaatatctgtaTTTCCTGAAGTTGCATTCCCCCTTTAAAAATAACTAAAAGGGAAATGAAACTTCTTACTTTTGCAGAAATAACAAGTTCATAAAAACACAGGGATAAAAAAAAGCATAATTTGAGATTGGAAAACCATGCTTACTTGATGTCTTTCTTTGCTTTGTTCTTGTCTGCTCAGTTAAATTGATCTTACTCTTGCAATTTGACCGATCACCCTGAGCACTGTAGCCACGCCCCCCTTAGTTACCGTTGCTACTACGACAACTTCGCACGTTTTGCATGGTTTGTCGTAGGTAAAACATGGCGTCCAACGTGGCGATTGCTGAAAATGCTATTCATAATTTGAGAGTTCTTTATTGTTCCACTGCCACCAAGGCAAAGATGGTGTATCATATGCTTTCCTACGGTCGGTACATCGAtggaaacaatttattttagttcGGGTAGTGTCAGTTCATCAAATTTTATCGAAGTATGAGAAACCACATGGCAGATGCATGTTGAATAAGATTTTACATCATATTCATAGCCGTCCCCGTTCCTGTACAGCTGGgtacgtatttatttatttcactgatgttttcattgattttcacatttcatagcaatactttttgttttacaataaaTTCCACTAGGTGACCGTGATAAATCATCAGATGAGAAGTAAAGTTATATGATTCACCGTTGCATCGCTACGATATAGAATATTATGaataacaagtttgttattgagGAAAAAATGGTTTGATTTGTATCCTCAATGGTATTACATAGCAATGTCTATTCTTTCAATACAGATAAATGCAAAAAGTAGAAACAGCGCAATTTATAGCATTTTACGGTATGAGAGGTCACTTGTTTGACTTTCAGGATACGATGTATCAAAAAGTTGAAATAAGCGTCCTGGCCTGCACGCCGTATGTAATTTGTTGACGTACGTGCAGTGTAGAGGCATATAGTAGGCAAACTGAAGGGGAAAAAAACACTCTTGAATTCACAATTTTAAATGTCAGTCGTGCCGACCGTTATAACTGCAAAACTCAACGATTTTCTGAAATAACAGTCGCCATCAATTAACTATTCACTGCACACAACAACGTAAGTCAACTGCAACGTACCATATCATTTCTACTCTAAATTCTATTTCTTTCACAAGCATTGCacagtgaaaaaaaagaaacacataTTAGACTTGAAAAAATAGACACTCGTTTAAGTTTACCTCAAACTGTAGTTATTTTGCAGATTATTTACTGTCTGATACTCTCAGAGTATCAATTTctgataatcataatcataacaaTAACTTATGGTAATAAAAAAACACGTTCTTTTCTTTCTGAAGTCCAGTGGATCAACAAATACTTCCTAATTTtatgttacttttttttctagttgtatatttatttcaaacttgcCTAGTCAGTGTTAACTTTGTGGCACTGAACAAGTTGTAGCTCTCCAAAAATGGATATTTCTTTGTCTGGCATTTACAAGCAATCATCCATTACTGGCCCCCCACACTGACAAAAGTGAACCAATATAAACTGTGAAGCCAGTGAAgcccagatatttttttttaaatggcaaatATAGAGACGCAAAAAATAAATTCCTAGACCATAGAATTTGTAAAGTTCGTTTGAATACAACTACACAATAGtaattgacatttattttacaatttctaATTTATTACACAAGGAAAAGAACTTGAAATTCACAATTCATGAAgtgatttaattatccaacaccaaataCAAAACCtccttaaaatgacaataagtccaatgtttgtttgtctttgataatgtcttgtaatatttataaacagaaaagaaaatCCAAAGGAATTGTTACTATTGATTGTCATGAAATAAGGTGTAGCAAAGTATGAAAGGAGTTTTCATGTAGCTTgtagaatatttttgatacataaGCCATGTTATCCATCAGCTGCAAAATTCCTAACTTTAAATCAGAGACACTACAAGATCTCCTTTTTAATTCATAGTCAGAGGATTTCAAATGTTAAGACATTTTCATGTGGTTACTTTATCACTCTGCAAACCAACATCCACTAGAAACCACTCCTGAAATTACAAGAAAGGAGATGACATTATTATTCatgtttcatgtatatttttgttttattttacaggaagaACTTCTGTATCTGATATTCAAGGCATCAATCGACTGCAACATTGTTTGTGGAGATGTTGTTTCTAAAAAATATGAGTTGACTGTTGTCAAGTTGCTATGACAGCAATGGGTAGCTATGCTGAGGTCACCATTAGGTGTTAGATGGATTATCAACACAAGTCATCAAAGGAATATGAATAAAGGAAATGTACATGCATCAACTTAGAACACTAAGTCTTCTGAAAGTATTGAAAATAATcgttcttttttattttcaacatttcatagTGTCACAACAGTGagatatacattattatgtcTATGATGCATGACACACGAGTATAAATGAattacttgtaataaaatttccTGACAATCTGAATGAAGTaccatttttcatttgttttgacatGATATTACTTTTAAACTGTTACTACAAAGGGTTATATAGTaacaaatgtagtaatgttgttTCACTATATAAAAACATTCTTTTCACTTTAATTTCTGGTAAAGGTCACCTTACTTTTACATGACTAAATTATTACACTAAATGGGAAATAAGGTACCagttgtacaaattaaaatagGCCACTACTGTACAAGTATAAATACTTTCCCCATATACAAATCatctttgtttttttgtttatttacttacatttgtttattcatttatttttgggGTTGCTCTTGCAGAagatatttatcacatttcttgcttttattatttcaataaaaaatttactgaaaatgaaatggatCAGATGCACAAGTAGTGatgcaaaatatttcaacaatataACTTTGATTTTGAGCCATGTCAGTggtatttacaaattaattcTGATATCTAATTGCAATCTTGTtgcttgacatttttgttttgtatctggATTCACTAAAGCAAACAGGAAATACACCTAGAGATAAAAGACCTCTTATTCCatctaaaagaaatttgataacTTCTTTGTCAAAGTGGTAATAGtataaaaacagtcaaatttttttttttttaaatggtagTTACTAAAATGCATATATAGCCTATGTAGGCCCaacaatattacatatactttcACCATTaagatatatcacattatgaTAAAAATTCTGTTATTGATGTGATCCCTGAAACCAAAGAGTACATAATGGGGagtaatgaatataaaatataaacaataaataaaaacatgcagGTCACCCTGTGTGTCAATCCCGTCAAAAGGTCACAAATTGAAATGACGACTTTCTTTCAAAGGGCTATATACCGATATTACGGAAGGCCAgtataaaaaaatgaagaaatggtGTTCATTGATGTTACCAAACTATGTCCCTGCACATTTACagtaaaatttcatttgattaatCGTGTTTGCCTGTCAAACCATGGATGGATGTAGTACGGCTCAAACACAGGCCGAACCATTCACTGCATGCACTCGGACTCAGAAATACAAGTTTGACTGTCGACAATGGATTTATGCGGGCCAAACTTGAGAGAGGAATATTTAGCATTAGAtgtgaaaatatacatgaagTCTTTAGTTGAGTATAAAATTTGGCACACAGAAAGCACGGGGTACACCGCCAATAACTGCGTATGGGTATGACACCATGACATTGCACGTACATGCACGTCTGTACGCCAGCTACGGCAGTATCGTATGCGGTGGTATGGCCAACATTTAATTTGGTCGCCACCATGACCGACAAGATAAAGCACTAATCATAGGCAATTTTGGGCtgaaaaaaatctaattttatgAATAGATCGGTGAAATAGTTTGACTCACAGTAATATCAACATACATACCTCAGAAAATGCACGTAAATTGTCGTAATGGCGGTCCATCTTCTTGATCGTGTAGGTCAACATTGTCGATATTTTTTCGGCTTCAGAAAgtgtaaaaataatattcaaccTCTCTATCCTTCGGGATAGTGATCATTGATATTATACCGATCCCATGACCAGTATTTCACGATAGttttaatgtttgtaaacaaatattatatacgAGAACCGATCGTAAGGTCAAGGCCCTTGCATTCAATACACGCTGAGAAACTACGACAGATTGCTTTGTTTGTCGTAGGCTGTGACACGTGCAAGTGCACATGGCGGAATTACGCTCTTTGATTGGTCAATggaatctgtcaatcaatctcgGCGATCGGTCAAATTGGAAGTCCTGGAAGAATTATCATCCACAGGGTCCATTCTCACATCAGTACTAGTAGTAGTGCTAGCAGAACTACTAGTAGCAGTACTAGTAGTATCAATTGTAGTGTTCCAGTTTTCAATATCTAGCAATCAGATAATAAAAAcaagataaatgaaatatacagGATATCAACAAGCATCTGAAACAGATGGACGGACACACAATCCACCTAAGTATATACCGGTAGCTCTGCTGAACTGTCACAGACACTGACAGCTgagctaaaaataaaaaagaattggTAGAATGACATTTTTGTCCaagatttgaaaaaaagtatgttTGTAAGACATGCCTGTAGGAGCTTCAATATGATGAAAAGGGTGGCTCTGGTTACTTAGGTAATAATTAGATAGACTGGTAAAAATGGAAAATAGTATACACAACTGTTTGTTTTCATAGTTGATGTGAATGTCACACTAATTTTCGAATGCCCATCTCTCTGGTTAGCCCAGGCATATCTCTATTTGATGTTGGGCAAACACCATTTGCAAAGGGGAATTCACCAAAAAAAGGCTGTAGCTGTGGAACATTCTGGTCTGGcttaaaatcaatatatactgtcttttctcaaaatattgatttcGTGATCATTTTCACATGTTGAACAATTgactgagataacagtacacAAGCATAGTAAGTGTTTCGATATAGAACAAGTCTGACAACATGTTCTGCAGTTAACAACATGATCATAGCACTCTTTTAGTCCCTAAATTTCTAGAAGagggagcccccccccccattgcactgttgtattttgattcaaagtgTTGTTGCCACATTGTCATCTTGAAAATAGCATcacaaagcattcttttagttctTGAACTACCCCACACTGCTGCCTtgtattttaattcaaattgtTGTGATTCTCCCAAGTCTCTAATCTTGTCAGGGATGGCTGGGTCGACTTCGGATAATCACAAGCGGAAATATTACAGTACACTGAATGTACTTTACACGAGTGATATGCAGCTCCGGCGACGCACGGTACTTCCTCCGTATGGAGAGGGATAACCTCAGCTTCTGGTAGCTAGATGAGACGATATAACACCAATTTGACGTCTTCTGTAAAGATACACCGCACCAGTAGTTTCCAATACAACTACCAAGTGGGTCTGTATTCACCAATAACGGATAATAACGTCCTTCTTGACGTGGGTAAGATATCGAGTAGCCTCCAACTGCGAGTCAAACGTCTTGAGACCACGAGGGCATTCGCTGGGGGTAATTCCGGTCGGGAGAGAACTTTACTACCATATAAGGAGAGTCCAACATCCAACCAAAGGTCGTCCCCTAGAGGTCACAGGGTCACAGCTGACATGATTGACAGGATGTCTCTCACACGTCCAGCAGGGGTGCGTTCGATTATGCAACCCAGGGTTCCTCGAGGCACCTAAAGTTGCCCCAAGTTGCGTTCGATTACTCCACGACGTCACACATTAAATAGCATTATGAAAGGTTTTACCATTTTTGCATATTATATTACGTCGAG
This portion of the Glandiceps talaboti chromosome 7, keGlaTala1.1, whole genome shotgun sequence genome encodes:
- the LOC144438107 gene encoding zinc finger protein 862-like → MYLRYLHEGDVKTQFYGVERLTESATGANLADLVQTRLQRDNIGLSQIKFVGSDGAANMTGRKSGFVAQLRKQNAHVVGIWCINQRLALSIGDTVKSLKWLKRYEGTVQQINKLFEYSPEKTRKLELISTQYESTLSEGKRKKFVRPAATRWTSHERANDAIYHGYEVLLQTLYYFTEEARIRDATAAGLYSFCRQYMFIGIVYILQTVLPIIGRLARLWQKDILIFSEVKPYTRTAIDKLSELKRTREPLNQLRAEFEGGRFSDGQVQFTHKNEEGLDIFYDKLLTDHLCSNLEARLSLMPLLEAFELFDPCRFPGVDDKQYGKNDISLLCQQFAIDEEKTQDEWCNFRYKFDSPPMSTLSTAGDVCQLVIMKQRNAIEDEYPNLCKLAELALLVPMSNAWPERGASCLKRIKSRLRNRMKGDLLQAIMTIDLHKANDDVITDAVTAWRNKPRRHVFGPARRQDIHETTIGDISELADELRNLICYDEPDCDEDDVCGKDQ